The DNA segment TTTTGGAACGGATAACATGCCTCCGATAAAAGAGAGGGGAATTGAAGTCAACAAAAACGGAATAGTGAGTTTTGCAGAATAATACCCTGATCGGAAATAAGAGTAAAATGCAATTCCGGCTACTACGATATTTACGAGCAATGCGGTTGAAGCCATTTCATCCGGTTTGAATGCCATGAATGATAAAACCGCCAGATACCCCGATGCGCCACCATGCCCCACCGAAGAGTAAAGCACGGCGATAATAAAAAATATGAGTGAAATTAAAAGTATGATTGAGATATCCATAAGGATAATAATATAAAAATTTATCGGATATTTTCTTGCTCGATAAAATCACGCCAATCGGTCAGTTACATTCGACATTTGAATTACGCTAATTTAAATTCTGAATGCAATTGCCGATCAAACAATCGCCGCATCTTCCTTCCATGCAATAGAATTTATAAAGTTGGATCGCGCCCTGCTGTAACATCGCGGAATCTAGCTTAAGTTTCCCTCTGACAATCTGTTGATCAATCGTTTTAGTTATCGTGTTCCCCGCAGATGCGGGAGATAATTCTAAAAGTTTGATTGCCCCATGGCGTACATCTTTATCTTTAAATATCCTTGCGTAAAGCATCAATACCGGAACGACAGCATTCAGCATTATATCGTCTGCCCGGTTTTTACCGATGAGTGTCATAATTTCTTTACCGGCTATTTCTCCAAATCTGTAGTGCGTTTTCCAAAACCGATCTGCACACACAACAAACATTGTTTGAATTATTCGATATTTATCCTTTTCATCAGTCTCATTGTTTTTTATTGTTTGAATAACCGGTTTGAATAAACCCTTCTGAATAATTGTATTGAGCAGCCGAGCCGCTGCCGCGATTCGCACCGTTGGGAAATTATCGGGGCGCAACCTGAAGAACTGCCAATCTGAACTTCTCAAAGATTTATTTTTAATATTTAAATTATATTTTTTCCGGATCGTCCTCAGCAACCGAATATAATTTTTACTTTCCAAGTCCATATCTTTTTTCGGAACGGGAAGCAAATCTGCCGCTCCGATAAGTATCGATTGAATAATAACCTCATGATGTTCAGGGCATGAGTTGATAAAGATATCGTTGATGAATTTTAATCTGACATTTCGCGCCAGACGAAGAAACGACTCTTGGTTTTTTGAATAACCGAGTGCTTCCATCACTCCTTCATAAAGCATCTGATCCCAGTATTTAATATTCCGGTAATCACCGGCTGAATATTTCTGGGCCGGTGACGGAAGCTCATCCGGATTAAGACCGAACGGAACATCTCCATAATTTGGTGGGGGTTCTTTGATCTGAAAACGATCTTCATTTATGAGTTCTTTAATCCGTTCTTCAAAACGCCTAACCTTCAACTCCATTCGCTCGATGCTTAACTTATTGAGAAACTTTCTTATCAATGATTCTTCCACGTCTATATTCTTCTCATAGCATTTTAAAGTCCGCAAGCGTTCAGACCTTTCATCGAGAATCATTTTCCCCCAGATGGAACGCAACGTGGAATTTAATTGCTTTTCCAATGACAAAATTGGAATTCGTCTTTTACTTTTTGTTAACGTTGATGATATTTCAGGATCGGCGCTGAAGACTACATGCAAAATAACCGAGTTGTACTTCGGATCTTTGTGATGACCGTGCGTTAACCAATCATTGCTTCGTTGATGAATTTCGACATCACCCCGATACATTACACCGTTTATGCGTAGAACAGAGTTCATATAATCGGGGCCGGCATCGCTGTTTGATTGACCGGTTGAAATAATTTGAACAGGTTGGTTATCGGTGGTTTTTAATTTCAACGCCGAAAATTGTTGATTCGTCCAGAGCTGTTTCAGAAACCGTTCCGGAATATTGTAAGTTGGATTTTTTGATTTCATGTATCCTCCTCATGAAATATTATTTATCCGAAATATTTTTCCCTGATTAAATTAATTTCTTTTTTAATTTTAATTGCTTCTTCACGTGCCTTTACAGCAAAGTTATCATCGCTTGAAGCGAAGATGATTCCACGACTAACGTTGATAAGCGCCAGTAAACCATTTTTATCACAACCATTACGTATTGTCGCTTCCATGTCACCTTTTTGCGCACCGATGCCGGGAATTAACAACGGCATTTCCGGAATCATTTCGCGAATACGTTTTAATTCGTCCGGGTGAGTGGCGCCCGCCACAAGGCCGATATTTTTCTTTACATTCCAGCCGGTGGCTTTCGCGACCACGTGCTCGTATAGCGGTCTGCCGTTCACATCTAAATATTGAAAATCGTGCGAACCGGGATTGGATGTTATAGCGAGAATGAACGCGCAGTGGTTTTCATCTTTTATGAACGGTTCGATCGAATCCTTTCCCATGTAAGGATTCACTGTGGCAGAATCGAATTTCCAATCATCAAAAATAATTTTCGCATATTGCTCGGCAGTATTCCCAATATCTCCACGCTTACCATCCGCGATTGTGATAATTTCCTTTGGAATTAACTCCAAAGTTTTATGTATTGTCTCATACCCACGCTCACCGGCAGATTCATAGAATGCAAGATTAAGTTTATAAGCACACGCAAAATCGGACGTGGCTTCAATTATATGCCTATTAAACTCAAGTTGTGGATTGTTGGTGCTTTGGAGTAATGTCGGAATTTTAGAGACATCTGTATCGAGTCCGATACAGAGTAAAGATTTATTTTTATTTTGAATAAACTTTAATTTCTCCAGAAATCTCATTGTGGTTTCACTCTCTTTTTCATTATTCCGGCAATCCAGTTCTTCAATAATCCATTCACTAGATTTTTTTATTTCTTCAAATATTCTGCAAGCCACTCAAAAACGGATTTATGCCAGAACTCGCTGTTCTGCGGTTTTAAAACTCCGTGTCCTTCATCCGGGAAAGAGATGAACTTCGATTTAATTCCCATGCGCTGAAGAGTTGTGAACAACTGCATTCCTTCAGAAACAGGGACGCGGTAATCAAGCTCGTTATGAATTATGAGCATCGGAGTTTTATATTTCAAAAGATTTTTTGCATGAGCATGCGGAGAGAATTTATTATACTCCTCCGGTGCGTCCCAAGGTGTTCCGCCATGTTCCCACTCATCGAACCAAACTTCCTCCGTTGTTCCATACATTGAGAAGAAGTTGTAGATGCTTGCATGTGTGATTATGGTTTTAAATTTACCGGATTGTGTCGCAAGCCAGTTCATAAAGTAACCGCCATATGAGGCGCCTGCGGCAGCCATTTTACTGTTATCAACGTATGGCAGCTTTTCTACATATTCAACACCTTTCATAACATCTTCGTATGCTTTTCCACCCCAATCACCCGTTATCTCATTGACAAATTTTTGACCGAAACCTGTTGAACCTCTTGGATTTGGAGCGAGAATCACATACCCTTGCGCCGCCCACATTTGTTCGTTCCATCTGTAATGCCAGCCGTTTTCCCATGCGCCCTGTGGTCCACCATGAACCATCAGAACTAACGGATATTTTTTTGACGCATCGAAGTTGGGTGGTTTGATTAACCAGGCTTGAATTGTCGCATCGGCAGCACCTGTGTAGGTAATACTTTCCGCCTCATTCATTGTGATGTTTGAGAAAAGCTCATCGTTGATACCGGTGAGTTTCTTAATGTTTTTTCCATCTGATGATGAACGATAAAGTTCGGCAGATCTTGAGAGTGTATGTTTTGAAAAACAAATCAACTTGCCGTCGTTTGAAAGCGTAACTTCACTATTTACACCCCCTTCGATTACTTTTGTAATTTTTTTATCTTTCAAAGAAAGAAAATAAATTTGTTGGTTTGCTTTTTCTTCCGAGGTGAAATATATTTTACTGTTGTCTCCGGTCCATTGAAAAGCTCCAACAGAGGCATCGAATTTTTCCGACATGCTTTCTATGCTTCCGGTCGAACGGTTGTACATCATTAATTCAAATTTATCTGCCTCAAAACCGGGTGTGCGCTGAGCGCGGTAAGCGATATATTTTCCATCGTT comes from the Ignavibacteriales bacterium genome and includes:
- a CDS encoding S9 family peptidase, translated to MKKLILIFTLILAITSIIIAQTKRPLEIEDMFRIKRASDPQVSPDGKWICFVITEVNKEANKMNSDLWLMPSSGGEMKRLTSNPGSDANPRWSPNSKTIAFISTRSGDGQIWLIDVDGGEARQFTTLFTGASNPVWSPDGKKIAFVSTVYPEFSDKPFKESDELNQKKEGAKAKSKVKAHVMTKLFYKHWNAWVDDKRQHIFVQDIESGEPKDITPGDRDAVPTSSTFSAGDDFAFSPDGKDIAYTATPTENEAWNTNHDIYAVSINGTNRKQITTNPAADGFPRFSNDGKYIAYRAQRTPGFEADKFELMMYNRSTGSIESMSEKFDASVGAFQWTGDNSKIYFTSEEKANQQIYFLSLKDKKITKVIEGGVNSEVTLSNDGKLICFSKHTLSRSAELYRSSSDGKNIKKLTGINDELFSNITMNEAESITYTGAADATIQAWLIKPPNFDASKKYPLVLMVHGGPQGAWENGWHYRWNEQMWAAQGYVILAPNPRGSTGFGQKFVNEITGDWGGKAYEDVMKGVEYVEKLPYVDNSKMAAAGASYGGYFMNWLATQSGKFKTIITHASIYNFFSMYGTTEEVWFDEWEHGGTPWDAPEEYNKFSPHAHAKNLLKYKTPMLIIHNELDYRVPVSEGMQLFTTLQRMGIKSKFISFPDEGHGVLKPQNSEFWHKSVFEWLAEYLKK
- the pyrF gene encoding orotidine-5'-phosphate decarboxylase, which codes for MRFLEKLKFIQNKNKSLLCIGLDTDVSKIPTLLQSTNNPQLEFNRHIIEATSDFACAYKLNLAFYESAGERGYETIHKTLELIPKEIITIADGKRGDIGNTAEQYAKIIFDDWKFDSATVNPYMGKDSIEPFIKDENHCAFILAITSNPGSHDFQYLDVNGRPLYEHVVAKATGWNVKKNIGLVAGATHPDELKRIREMIPEMPLLIPGIGAQKGDMEATIRNGCDKNGLLALINVSRGIIFASSDDNFAVKAREEAIKIKKEINLIREKYFG
- a CDS encoding DUF2851 family protein, with protein sequence MKSKNPTYNIPERFLKQLWTNQQFSALKLKTTDNQPVQIISTGQSNSDAGPDYMNSVLRINGVMYRGDVEIHQRSNDWLTHGHHKDPKYNSVILHVVFSADPEISSTLTKSKRRIPILSLEKQLNSTLRSIWGKMILDERSERLRTLKCYEKNIDVEESLIRKFLNKLSIERMELKVRRFEERIKELINEDRFQIKEPPPNYGDVPFGLNPDELPSPAQKYSAGDYRNIKYWDQMLYEGVMEALGYSKNQESFLRLARNVRLKFINDIFINSCPEHHEVIIQSILIGAADLLPVPKKDMDLESKNYIRLLRTIRKKYNLNIKNKSLRSSDWQFFRLRPDNFPTVRIAAAARLLNTIIQKGLFKPVIQTIKNNETDEKDKYRIIQTMFVVCADRFWKTHYRFGEIAGKEIMTLIGKNRADDIMLNAVVPVLMLYARIFKDKDVRHGAIKLLELSPASAGNTITKTIDQQIVRGKLKLDSAMLQQGAIQLYKFYCMEGRCGDCLIGNCIQNLN